In one window of Leptospira sp. WS92.C1 DNA:
- the murI gene encoding glutamate racemase encodes MKRPLKIGLMDSGIGGLSVLKEILKYNVDLEIVYYGDLKNSPYGEKPASTVLELTRNVCHFLLKEGVEAILLACNTATSAAAETLRKEFEIPIFGMEPAIKPAILQNVGKKIALLATPVTQKEEKLQRLKKELNAEESILGVSCPGLAALVDEGNFEAAERYLLPILKDLKDQNVENVVLGCTHYVFLKPIILKNYPNAILYDGNLGTVKHLLNSLGLKTLSADQTVSRKSVYRLILNTNNNSQYDLAEQLLRLESKI; translated from the coding sequence TTGAAAAGGCCGCTCAAGATCGGACTGATGGATTCCGGAATAGGCGGCTTGTCCGTGCTCAAGGAAATTTTAAAATACAACGTCGACCTCGAGATCGTATATTACGGAGATCTAAAGAACAGTCCGTATGGAGAAAAACCGGCTTCCACCGTTTTAGAGCTGACTCGAAATGTTTGTCATTTTTTGCTCAAGGAGGGAGTCGAAGCCATTCTGCTCGCGTGCAATACGGCAACTTCCGCGGCTGCGGAAACCCTTAGAAAAGAATTTGAAATTCCTATTTTTGGAATGGAGCCCGCGATCAAACCTGCGATTTTACAGAATGTAGGCAAAAAGATAGCCCTGCTCGCGACACCCGTAACTCAGAAAGAAGAAAAACTGCAAAGACTCAAAAAAGAACTGAACGCGGAAGAATCGATTCTTGGTGTTTCCTGTCCCGGTCTTGCGGCGCTTGTTGATGAAGGAAATTTTGAAGCCGCTGAAAGATATCTGCTTCCGATTCTAAAAGATCTAAAGGATCAAAATGTGGAGAATGTCGTACTCGGATGCACGCATTATGTTTTCTTAAAGCCTATCATTCTAAAAAATTATCCGAATGCGATTTTGTATGACGGAAATTTAGGAACAGTAAAACATCTTTTGAATTCTCTCGGATTAAAAACTCTATCCGCCGATCAGACTGTTTCGCGCAAATCCGTTTATAGGCTGATTTTGAATACAAACAACAACTCTCAATATGATCTTGCGGAACAGCTTTTGCGTTTAGAGAGCAAGATTTAG
- a CDS encoding FecR domain-containing protein: MGVFMIRLFIAISVLFFFSVCKGRVAESSDAVVTFLKGKAVVLETGKDLSPLANVTEKQSVKTESDAVLDLTSKLGSFRLLGGSIANVATLNAETATFQVSEGNVLIKSAKLSKGQSLTVDTPTVVAAVRGTQFWGRVNGKDESGTFAVREGSVEITRKSDNTKVLIEAGQALDLKPGDKEFIKRAAAKEELAAMEQIDQMK; the protein is encoded by the coding sequence ATCGGAGTGTTTATGATTCGTTTATTTATCGCGATCTCGGTTTTATTTTTTTTCTCAGTTTGTAAAGGCCGGGTTGCCGAAAGTTCGGACGCCGTTGTCACCTTTTTAAAAGGGAAAGCCGTCGTTTTAGAAACCGGAAAAGATCTTTCGCCATTGGCGAATGTAACCGAAAAACAATCGGTCAAAACCGAGAGTGACGCCGTTTTGGATCTGACTTCCAAACTCGGAAGCTTTCGTTTATTGGGTGGAAGTATCGCGAATGTCGCCACCTTGAATGCGGAAACCGCTACCTTTCAAGTTTCCGAAGGAAACGTTCTGATCAAGTCCGCGAAACTTTCCAAAGGACAAAGTTTGACTGTGGATACGCCAACGGTTGTTGCCGCAGTAAGGGGCACTCAGTTTTGGGGAAGGGTCAACGGTAAGGACGAGTCCGGAACTTTTGCGGTTAGAGAGGGATCCGTAGAGATTACCCGTAAATCAGATAACACAAAGGTTTTGATCGAGGCAGGTCAAGCGCTGGATCTAAAACCGGGTGATAAAGAATTTATAAAGAGAGCCGCAGCCAAGGAAGAATTGGCCGCAATGGAGCAAATCGATCAAATGAAATGA